Proteins encoded by one window of Pecten maximus chromosome 15, xPecMax1.1, whole genome shotgun sequence:
- the LOC117343312 gene encoding uncharacterized protein LOC117343312: MSTKTLPYDNDQPASFRKITKNLTQKLKSEYQVKSRHLAELKEEIITIKKEMHRSLGQEGSTQYQIRSGVASLAEAVEWRKRLHLLTTRLLNIHLDDSAEQRSLKKLQRYIQLSLMTGPTLDTEVNEMVAIVADLNLLHENLCGVKEEIENDINTALRALAKAHLQLQRQAEHDPSIDGDSTDYMTHFVKQHVNLRRRKVPFRDLTNRIVSSDPQHRDGISKSSTRSVISNIESPDISTYSGLSGIDANTGRLNGSTLSKHR, from the exons ATGTCGACCAAAACACTTCCCTATGACAACGACCAACCTGCTTCTTTTCGTAAGATTACGAAG AACTTAACACAGAAGTTAAAATCGGAGTACCAAGTCAAGTCTAGGCATCTCGCTGAGCTTAAAGAAGAAATCATCACCATCAAAAAGGAAATGCACAGAAGCTTAGGACAAGAAGG TTCAACACAATATCAGATCAGATCTGGAGTTGCCTCCCTTGCAGAAGCTGTAGAATGGAGGAAAAGGTTGCATCTACTGACAACACGCTTACTGAACATACACTTGGATGATAGTGCTGAACAAAG ATCCTTGAAGAAGCTACAGAGGTATATACAGTTGTCCCTGATGACTGGTCCCACACTGGACACAGAGGTCAACGAGATGGTGGCGATCGTTGCTG ATCTGAATTTGTTACACGAAAATCTGTGTGGAGTAAAAGAGGAAATAGAGAATGAcattaatacag CATTACGAGCACTGGCTAAAGCTCACCTTCAACTGCAGAGACAAGCTGAGCATGATCCATCAATTGATGGAGACTCGACTGACTACATGACACATTTTGTCAAACAGCATGTCAATCTACGCCGACGGAAAGTGCCCTTCCGAGACCTGACCAATCGGATTGTCTCATCTGATCCACAACATAGAGATGGCATCTCTAAATCCTCCACTCGTTCTGTTATATCTAATATTGAGAGTCCTGATATCTCAACTTATTCTGGGTTGTCTGGAATTGATGCAAACACCGGAAGACTAAATGGTTCAACACTCTCGAAACACCGGTGA